In Magnetococcales bacterium, the following proteins share a genomic window:
- the cobT gene encoding nicotinate-nucleotide--dimethylbenzimidazole phosphoribosyltransferase, with protein sequence MRPDWLALPVPPVSSFHAHRARERQNRLTKPPGSLGILEELAVRAAGWMGTDAPDIDPVRIVVFAADHGIAAAGVSAFPQSVTAEMVRNFARGGAAICVLSREIGAQLEVVDAGVKTDPGPLAGVVAGRVAPGTTDFRNAPAMTGDELFAAMDLGRQAVARGIAVGVRLFAGGEMGIGNTTAASAVGSILTGTAPEAMTGPGTGLDRQGILEKSRLIAKAIAFHQVSQDDPLDAMRRLGGLEMAALTGFYLASAQAGIPCVIDGFITTVAALAALRFRPEIHPWLLFSHMSKEPGHVAVLQAAKAVPVLSLGMRLGEASGAATLIPLVRIACALHNRMATFEEAAVSGKNHD encoded by the coding sequence ATGCGTCCAGACTGGCTCGCCCTTCCCGTACCTCCGGTTTCATCGTTTCACGCCCACCGGGCCAGGGAACGGCAGAACCGGTTGACCAAACCGCCCGGCTCCCTGGGAATCCTCGAAGAGTTGGCCGTCCGGGCGGCAGGATGGATGGGAACCGACGCTCCCGACATCGATCCGGTACGTATCGTCGTCTTCGCCGCGGACCACGGAATCGCCGCGGCCGGAGTATCGGCGTTTCCACAATCGGTCACCGCCGAAATGGTGCGCAACTTTGCCAGGGGGGGCGCGGCCATCTGCGTTCTGTCCCGTGAAATCGGGGCCCAACTGGAGGTGGTGGATGCCGGAGTGAAAACCGACCCCGGGCCTCTCGCCGGGGTGGTCGCGGGACGGGTGGCGCCGGGAACCACGGACTTCCGCAACGCCCCGGCCATGACCGGAGATGAACTTTTCGCCGCCATGGATCTGGGACGGCAGGCAGTCGCCCGCGGAATCGCGGTCGGGGTACGATTGTTCGCGGGGGGCGAGATGGGAATCGGCAACACCACCGCCGCATCCGCGGTCGGATCGATCCTGACCGGAACCGCCCCCGAGGCAATGACGGGTCCGGGAACCGGCCTCGATCGGCAAGGGATCCTCGAAAAATCACGTCTGATCGCCAAGGCCATCGCCTTTCATCAGGTCTCCCAGGACGACCCCCTCGATGCAATGCGCCGGCTCGGGGGATTGGAAATGGCGGCACTGACCGGGTTTTATCTGGCCTCGGCCCAGGCAGGGATCCCCTGCGTCATCGATGGCTTCATCACCACCGTCGCCGCCCTCGCCGCCCTCCGTTTCCGACCGGAAATCCATCCCTGGCTGCTGTTTTCCCACATGTCCAAGGAACCAGGTCATGTCGCGGTATTGCAGGCGGCCAAGGCAGTCCCGGTTTTGTCGCTCGGGATGCGTTTGGGCGAGGCGAGCGGCGCCGCGACTCTGATTCCCCTGGTACGGATCGCCTGCGCCCTGCACAACCGAATGGCAACCTTCGAAGAAGCCGCCGTTTCCGGAAAGAATCATGACTGA
- the cobU gene encoding bifunctional adenosylcobinamide kinase/adenosylcobinamide-phosphate guanylyltransferase produces the protein MAVELILGGARSGKTAFAQNRALALEGTVTYVATARSGDLEMRERIRLHRQSRPSHWGLIEEPVHLARVLGDHATCGTVLVVDCLTLWLTNLLSIPEDPDALEREKGLLLQLLPHVPGTVLLVNNETGLGIVPMGSLSRRFSDENGWLNQALAQMCRRVTLMVAGLPLELKKD, from the coding sequence ATGGCGGTGGAGTTGATCCTGGGCGGCGCCCGCAGTGGCAAGACCGCCTTCGCCCAAAATCGGGCGTTGGCCCTGGAAGGGACGGTGACCTATGTCGCCACCGCCCGGTCGGGCGATCTGGAAATGCGTGAAAGGATCCGGTTGCATCGGCAATCCCGCCCCTCCCATTGGGGCTTGATCGAGGAACCGGTCCATCTGGCCCGGGTCCTCGGCGATCATGCCACTTGCGGCACGGTGTTGGTGGTCGATTGCCTGACCCTGTGGCTGACCAATCTGCTTTCCATTCCCGAGGACCCGGATGCCCTGGAACGGGAAAAAGGGCTGCTGCTGCAACTGCTGCCCCATGTTCCAGGCACAGTCCTCCTGGTCAACAACGAAACCGGCCTCGGCATCGTCCCCATGGGATCCCTGAGCCGCCGTTTCTCCGACGAAAACGGTTGGCTCAATCAAGCCCTGGCCCAGATGTGTCGTCGTGTCACCCTGATGGTGGCCGGCCTTCCCCTCGAATTGAAAAAGGATTGA
- the cobD gene encoding cobalamin biosynthesis protein CobD: MILFSYGCPGLVGLGWILDRWLGEPGRFHPLVGFGRMAGWVERGLRGCGPMEGWRGRLAGGVAVILVLVPPVVLAGMVSFGEPWGWLGSGVAQIILLYLALGGKSLEDHARRVRHALERGDLSQARQRVGWIVSRETGTMESPDVARATVESVLENGCDAVFAAMFWFIVLGGPGVVLFRLANTLDAMWGYRNERYRQFGWAAARLDDVLGYIPARLTALTYLLLGDRRGALRAWRGCTVRKSPNATLVMASGGGALGLCLGGGAFYHGIWQPAPLLGGTVAPTPSDIDRATGLVRRGGMVWSITSLFIALLLL; this comes from the coding sequence ATGATCCTGTTCTCATACGGGTGCCCGGGTCTGGTTGGGTTGGGGTGGATATTGGACCGGTGGCTGGGGGAACCGGGGCGGTTTCATCCGCTGGTCGGGTTTGGCCGGATGGCGGGATGGGTGGAACGGGGACTTCGCGGATGCGGCCCGATGGAAGGTTGGCGGGGGCGTCTGGCGGGGGGGGTGGCTGTGATCCTCGTGCTTGTTCCTCCGGTCGTACTGGCGGGAATGGTCTCGTTCGGCGAGCCTTGGGGATGGTTGGGGAGTGGCGTGGCGCAGATCATCTTGCTGTACCTGGCATTGGGGGGGAAAAGTCTCGAAGATCATGCCCGGCGGGTGCGACACGCCCTGGAACGGGGAGACCTGTCGCAGGCGCGGCAACGGGTGGGATGGATCGTCAGTCGCGAAACCGGGACGATGGAATCGCCCGATGTCGCCCGGGCGACGGTGGAATCGGTATTGGAAAACGGTTGTGATGCCGTCTTTGCCGCCATGTTCTGGTTCATCGTTCTTGGCGGGCCGGGAGTGGTTCTGTTTCGTCTGGCCAATACCCTGGATGCCATGTGGGGCTACCGCAACGAACGCTACCGCCAGTTTGGCTGGGCCGCTGCCCGTCTGGACGATGTCCTGGGCTACATCCCCGCCCGTCTGACGGCGTTGACCTACCTCCTTCTGGGCGATCGTCGCGGGGCTTTGCGCGCCTGGCGCGGATGCACCGTGAGAAAAAGCCCCAACGCCACTCTGGTGATGGCGTCTGGTGGGGGAGCGCTGGGACTTTGTCTTGGCGGGGGGGCGTTTTATCATGGAATCTGGCAGCCGGCGCCACTTCTCGGGGGGACGGTCGCGCCAACTCCGTCCGACATTGACCGGGCAACCGGGCTGGTCCGCCGCGGCGGCATGGTCTGGTCGATCACGAGTCTTTTTATTGCATTGCTTCTTCTATAA